One segment of Streptomyces sp. XD-27 DNA contains the following:
- a CDS encoding phage tail domain-containing protein, producing the protein MTITTRPGHVQYGELLLGPGTPYRWRKLTGWEELPGTDSGTVPRSGAHGAYPGALLAQARTITLDEMVIRAEPGRIGAAVATLNAATGLSDDELPLLIHLDDRGPLLAFARVVRREVPVDPAYGVGVATGSAIQFEASDPRRYTPAVQCAETGLPEPCLDWHRDNSGELTRGIPASTGNLTANNHGGAPTHPVITIRGPVDTPSVTNTTTGAVLEYGIRLDAVDELTIDTYASTVTLNGTENLLDAATGNSHPEESFTLTPGRNRLAFRSATAPDPHARLALQWRSAHW; encoded by the coding sequence ATGACCATCACAACCCGGCCGGGCCATGTGCAGTACGGCGAGCTGCTGCTCGGCCCCGGCACCCCCTACCGCTGGCGCAAGCTGACCGGATGGGAGGAACTCCCCGGGACCGACTCGGGCACCGTGCCCCGCTCCGGCGCGCACGGTGCCTACCCGGGCGCACTGCTCGCGCAGGCCCGCACGATCACCCTCGACGAGATGGTGATCCGTGCCGAGCCCGGACGCATCGGCGCCGCCGTCGCCACGCTGAACGCCGCGACCGGTCTCAGCGACGACGAGCTGCCCCTGCTCATCCACCTCGACGACCGCGGGCCCCTGCTCGCCTTCGCCCGCGTGGTGCGGCGCGAGGTCCCGGTCGACCCGGCGTACGGGGTCGGCGTCGCCACCGGCAGCGCGATCCAGTTCGAGGCATCCGACCCGCGCCGCTACACCCCCGCCGTGCAGTGTGCCGAGACCGGCCTGCCCGAACCGTGCCTCGACTGGCACCGCGACAACTCCGGCGAGCTCACCCGCGGCATACCCGCCTCGACCGGCAACCTGACCGCCAACAACCACGGCGGCGCCCCGACACACCCCGTCATCACGATCCGCGGGCCCGTCGACACCCCCTCGGTCACCAACACCACCACGGGCGCCGTCCTGGAGTACGGCATACGGCTCGACGCGGTCGACGAGCTCACCATCGACACCTACGCGAGCACGGTCACGCTCAACGGAACCGAGAACCTGCTCGACGCCGCGACCGGCAACAGCCACCCAGAGGAATCGTTCACCCTCACCCCCGGCCGCAACCGGCTCGCGTTCCGCTCCGCCACAGCCCCCGACCCGCACGCCCGCCTCGCGCTCCAGTGGCGCTCGGCCCACTGGTAA
- a CDS encoding minor capsid protein, whose amino-acid sequence MSYTVDLLDGLARLLDAHGVGIYRPDGVYAAGETAITIAATPPAPDRVICLSAYPVTDSPALTDTTTGIQVRTRAGTDPREVDLLDDAVFDVLHATGPHLFGTVRVQLIYRVSAAPIGADSVGRMERSANYYARAHRAHPRLE is encoded by the coding sequence ATGTCGTACACCGTCGATCTGCTCGACGGTCTCGCCCGCCTGCTCGACGCGCACGGCGTCGGCATCTACCGGCCCGATGGCGTATACGCCGCGGGCGAGACCGCGATCACCATCGCCGCCACCCCGCCCGCCCCCGACCGCGTCATCTGCCTGTCCGCGTACCCGGTCACCGACTCGCCGGCGCTCACCGACACCACCACCGGCATACAGGTGCGTACCCGCGCCGGGACCGATCCGCGCGAGGTGGACCTGCTCGACGATGCCGTGTTCGACGTCCTGCACGCCACCGGCCCGCACCTCTTCGGCACGGTCCGCGTGCAGCTCATCTATCGCGTCTCTGCCGCGCCGATCGGCGCCGACTCTGTCGGTCGCATGGAGCGGTCGGCGAACTACTACGCCCGCGCGCACCGCGCGCATCCCCGCCTCGAATAG
- a CDS encoding phage tail tube protein: protein MHTPTPPAESVTALARRYRLELDMGTEHAPRWTLVPGITEFTPKIEPTQQDVSTYDTEGWVEQAVTMLAWSIEATIAHRAHPKTGAFNAAQEALRKASMRFGAESYVRVRYYDRNGADDAYEGTALVTWEPEGGGPDEVDTIEVTLTGSGALTPICNPARPVFLRPSDEPTFAGDDEAAA, encoded by the coding sequence ATGCACACTCCGACCCCGCCGGCCGAGTCTGTGACCGCGCTCGCGCGCCGGTACCGCCTTGAGCTCGACATGGGCACCGAGCACGCCCCGCGCTGGACGCTGGTGCCCGGCATCACGGAGTTCACGCCGAAAATCGAGCCGACGCAGCAGGATGTCAGCACGTACGACACCGAGGGATGGGTCGAGCAGGCCGTGACCATGCTCGCGTGGTCGATCGAGGCCACCATCGCCCACCGCGCGCACCCCAAGACCGGCGCGTTCAACGCCGCGCAGGAAGCCCTGCGGAAGGCGTCGATGCGGTTCGGCGCCGAGTCGTATGTGCGGGTGCGCTACTACGACCGCAACGGCGCCGACGACGCGTACGAGGGCACGGCCCTGGTGACGTGGGAGCCCGAGGGCGGAGGCCCGGATGAGGTCGACACCATCGAGGTCACGCTGACCGGCTCGGGCGCGCTGACGCCGATCTGCAATCCCGCCCGTCCGGTCTTCCTGCGCCCGTCGGACGAGCCGACGTTCGCCGGCGACGACGAGGCGGCTGCCTGA
- a CDS encoding phage tail tape measure protein, whose translation MALRVGELTAALTIDDSGTDRGMARSEQAVRAGADRIQGTADAAGQQAGTALGDGIADGTADGADRAATGIRAKLKSFAATAVGASIGAALMAGISEALEQGKISSTLQAQLGTTGPVAAQHGKAAGALYAAAIVDSVQEGADVIRGIAQNGLLPPEATQAQIQTMGRRVADTAKVMGEDVGAVSRAIGTMLKTGVAQNAQEAMDVLVRGTQRGANAGEDLLDTFSEYSTQFRDLGLDAKTSMGLLQQGLQGGARDADTVADALKEFAIRSKDMSASSVQAFKDIGLNADQMAATFTKGGPAASKALGDVLTRIKAIEDPAKRNAVAVALFGTKAEDLQGALFKLNPATAVAALGQVKGAADAAGHALHDNAATRVEAFKRSLSQGFVEIIGTQVIPALMTGASYAVRFGAALGTAGAFVAQNQGVFIAVAAVITTVMLPALIRLAVQATTTSTATVTSWTVQGAAATAAAGRFVIANALIVAGWIRQGAAATAAGARVVAAWLMQGAAATPAVARFLLANALILAGWIRQGAAATAAAVRVVAAWVLMGTQSMVQAARMAAAWVLAMGPVGWVTAAVIALAALVIANWGKVKAATAAAWTWIWSKIKAVAGFLVGVFMNWTLPGLIIKHWSTIKSATSTAWNAVVNFVKAIPGRIVSFFLNWTLPGLIIRHWSRIRSATSTAWNAVIAFVRSIPGRIVSFFVNWTLPGVIIRHWQSIKTGTVRKAGEMLAYVRTLPGKIVGYFGNFGTMLVSAGKDLVRGLWTGITSMGDWLKSKVKGFAGGIVDSVTGALGIGSPSKVMASKVGRWIPAGVAAGIRSEQGVVDATMRRLVPIPAAPQFTPAPAAGPAPAAAASGGSWGPAVHIENWHAGSASPDQTAAALAWQMKARG comes from the coding sequence GTGGCACTCCGCGTGGGCGAGCTCACCGCCGCACTCACCATCGACGACTCGGGCACCGACCGGGGAATGGCACGCTCTGAGCAGGCCGTGCGGGCAGGCGCCGACCGGATACAGGGCACAGCGGACGCCGCGGGGCAGCAGGCCGGCACCGCGCTCGGCGACGGCATCGCCGACGGTACGGCCGACGGCGCCGACCGGGCCGCAACCGGCATCAGGGCCAAGCTCAAGAGCTTCGCTGCCACTGCGGTCGGCGCGAGCATCGGCGCCGCCCTCATGGCCGGTATCAGCGAAGCCCTGGAACAGGGCAAGATCTCCAGCACCTTGCAGGCTCAGCTCGGCACCACCGGCCCGGTAGCCGCGCAGCACGGCAAGGCAGCTGGTGCCCTGTACGCGGCCGCGATCGTCGACAGCGTCCAGGAGGGCGCCGACGTCATCCGCGGTATCGCACAGAACGGGCTGCTCCCGCCGGAGGCGACACAGGCGCAGATCCAGACCATGGGCCGGCGCGTTGCCGACACCGCCAAGGTCATGGGCGAGGACGTCGGCGCCGTCTCGCGTGCCATCGGCACGATGCTGAAAACCGGCGTCGCGCAGAATGCGCAAGAGGCCATGGACGTTCTCGTCCGCGGCACGCAGCGCGGGGCGAACGCAGGCGAGGACCTGCTCGACACCTTCTCGGAGTACTCCACGCAGTTCCGCGACCTGGGGCTCGACGCGAAGACGTCCATGGGCCTGTTGCAGCAGGGGCTCCAGGGCGGCGCCCGCGACGCCGACACCGTCGCCGACGCGCTGAAAGAGTTCGCCATCCGGTCGAAGGACATGTCGGCGAGCAGCGTGCAGGCGTTCAAGGACATCGGTCTGAACGCCGATCAGATGGCCGCCACCTTCACCAAGGGCGGACCGGCCGCGAGCAAGGCACTCGGCGACGTTCTGACCCGGATCAAGGCCATCGAGGACCCGGCCAAGCGCAACGCCGTTGCGGTCGCCCTGTTCGGCACCAAGGCCGAGGACTTGCAGGGCGCGTTGTTCAAGCTGAATCCCGCGACCGCGGTCGCCGCCCTCGGCCAGGTCAAGGGCGCCGCGGACGCCGCGGGTCACGCGCTGCACGACAACGCCGCGACCAGGGTGGAGGCGTTCAAACGGTCGCTGTCGCAAGGGTTCGTCGAGATCATCGGCACACAGGTCATCCCCGCGCTGATGACCGGCGCGAGCTACGCCGTCCGCTTCGGCGCCGCCCTCGGTACGGCGGGCGCGTTCGTGGCGCAGAACCAGGGCGTGTTCATCGCCGTTGCCGCCGTGATCACTACCGTGATGCTGCCGGCCCTGATACGCCTCGCCGTACAGGCCACCACCACTTCTACGGCCACGGTGACGAGTTGGACCGTCCAAGGCGCGGCAGCTACGGCCGCCGCGGGGCGATTCGTCATCGCCAACGCGCTCATCGTCGCCGGCTGGATACGGCAAGGCGCCGCCGCGACCGCCGCCGGCGCTCGCGTCGTCGCAGCATGGCTCATGCAAGGCGCGGCAGCTACGCCTGCCGTGGCGCGGTTCCTCCTCGCGAATGCCCTCATCCTGGCCGGCTGGATACGGCAGGGCGCCGCCGCCACGGCGGCCGCCGTGCGGGTGGTTGCGGCATGGGTGCTCATGGGCACGCAGTCGATGGTTCAGGCCGCGCGCATGGCGGCCGCGTGGGTCCTGGCCATGGGCCCGGTCGGATGGGTCACCGCAGCCGTCATCGCCCTGGCGGCGCTTGTCATCGCCAACTGGGGCAAGGTCAAGGCCGCCACCGCCGCGGCATGGACCTGGATTTGGAGCAAGATCAAGGCCGTTGCCGGGTTCCTTGTCGGCGTGTTCATGAACTGGACGCTGCCCGGCTTGATCATCAAGCACTGGAGCACGATCAAGTCGGCGACCTCGACCGCATGGAACGCGGTCGTGAACTTCGTCAAGGCCATCCCGGGCAGAATCGTTTCGTTCTTCCTGAACTGGACTCTCCCCGGGCTGATCATCCGGCACTGGTCGCGGATCAGGTCGGCGACGTCGACGGCATGGAATGCCGTGATCGCCTTCGTGCGGTCCATCCCGGGTCGGATTGTCTCGTTCTTCGTGAACTGGACGCTGCCGGGGGTGATCATCCGGCACTGGCAGTCGATCAAGACCGGCACGGTCCGCAAGGCCGGCGAGATGCTCGCGTACGTCCGGACGCTGCCGGGGAAGATCGTCGGCTACTTCGGCAACTTCGGAACGATGCTGGTCAGTGCCGGAAAGGACCTCGTCCGTGGCCTGTGGACCGGCATCACCTCCATGGGCGACTGGCTCAAAAGCAAGGTGAAGGGCTTCGCCGGCGGGATCGTCGACTCCGTGACCGGTGCTCTGGGCATCGGCTCGCCGTCCAAGGTGATGGCGAGCAAGGTCGGCCGCTGGATTCCCGCAGGCGTCGCCGCCGGTATCCGCAGCGAACAGGGCGTCGTCGACGCCACCATGCGCCGCCTCGTCCCCATCCCCGCCGCTCCGCAGTTCACCCCCGCCCCTGCCGCCGGCCCGGCCCCGGCCGCCGCGGCGAGCGGCGGCTCGTGGGGGCCCGCAGTGCACATCGAGAACTGGCACGCGGGCAGCGCGTCGCCCGACCAGACCGCCGCCGCACTCGCGTGGCAGATGAAAGCGAGGGGGTAA
- a CDS encoding DUF5677 domain-containing protein, which translates to MRNLLSKGSRVESDDFFAESLLEVAMRHIESGADPQRMEEVLAEAIPRLVDKFGPDIASRIIKSKKALRVNMRYEARFDKRLQRRWRRALDLCFITMSCAHELGQEVSLGERENVSPIQANQSEALAGLHAAACRGALEVFTLISHGHPKGAMARCRTLHEFAVIATVIGDSARDPEHEDLAERFLDHEIVTLRREAHQFQAVHEVLGMEPLEESYLEELEGRYADMLNKYGPDFSRVYGWAKKFVPDDNFRALEEKASLGHLRPYYQWASSEVHCGARGFFQNFINYRGALLRDAGKTNVGLAEPASMALNSLIQVTVALLTAGKPNGAGLKDLICMRALMELNDACAIAFVDAQADIDRDESKIMDRLARD; encoded by the coding sequence ATGCGAAATCTACTTTCCAAGGGGTCGAGGGTCGAGAGTGATGACTTCTTCGCCGAGTCTCTTCTTGAGGTCGCGATGCGGCACATCGAAAGTGGCGCTGATCCTCAGCGTATGGAAGAAGTCCTAGCAGAGGCGATTCCGCGGCTGGTCGATAAATTCGGCCCGGACATTGCTTCGCGCATAATTAAGAGCAAAAAGGCTCTGCGGGTCAATATGAGATATGAAGCTCGGTTTGATAAGCGACTTCAGCGGCGTTGGCGTCGAGCTCTTGATCTGTGCTTCATAACTATGTCGTGTGCTCATGAGCTCGGACAGGAGGTAAGCCTTGGGGAGCGGGAGAATGTTTCCCCGATCCAGGCGAATCAAAGTGAAGCGCTTGCTGGCCTCCACGCTGCCGCCTGTCGCGGTGCTCTGGAGGTATTCACTCTGATTTCTCATGGCCACCCGAAAGGCGCCATGGCGCGATGTCGAACCCTTCATGAGTTCGCCGTGATCGCAACCGTGATCGGTGATTCGGCGCGTGACCCGGAACACGAAGACCTCGCTGAAAGGTTCCTTGATCACGAAATTGTGACGCTGCGGCGTGAGGCGCACCAGTTCCAGGCAGTCCACGAGGTGCTGGGAATGGAGCCACTCGAAGAGTCATATTTGGAGGAGCTCGAAGGGCGATACGCGGATATGCTCAACAAATACGGACCTGACTTTAGTCGGGTGTATGGCTGGGCCAAGAAATTCGTACCCGATGATAATTTTCGCGCCCTTGAGGAGAAAGCTTCCCTCGGTCACCTGCGCCCGTATTATCAGTGGGCGAGCAGTGAGGTGCACTGTGGGGCGAGAGGGTTTTTCCAGAACTTTATAAATTACCGCGGCGCACTGCTAAGAGATGCCGGGAAGACGAACGTTGGTCTCGCCGAGCCTGCGAGTATGGCGCTCAACTCGCTTATTCAGGTAACAGTTGCGCTTCTGACGGCTGGGAAGCCGAATGGGGCCGGACTCAAGGACCTTATCTGCATGCGAGCGCTGATGGAACTGAATGATGCATGTGCCATCGCGTTCGTTGATGCTCAAGCTGATATCGACCGGGATGAATCCAAGATCATGGATCGATTGGCACGAGACTGA